In Lathyrus oleraceus cultivar Zhongwan6 chromosome 2, CAAS_Psat_ZW6_1.0, whole genome shotgun sequence, the DNA window tgttttgatggaagccaagttgactgaggctgaatggtgtcaaaccaggtatgatcagctgaatttgattgtAGAAAAGAGGTTGACTGTCATGcgtcatggtcagttgtatcagcagagaaaGAAGAgggcatttgataagaaggtcagacctcgggtGTTCAGATAAGGTcaccttgtgctcaagaagattctatctttcaaaccagattctaagGGCAActggactcctaattatgaaggcccatttgttgttaagagagactttttaggtggtgctttgactcttacaactatggatgttaaagagttcactcgtcttgtgaacgaagatgcaatcaagaaatacttcgcctaaaaaagaaaagaacaactcgctatgttgaaaacccgaatgggaggcttaggcaaaaatcagcgtctcggtggattgaaaacccaaaagggtgatccagaaaaaaattagagacataaaacagaaagaacTATCCTGctaaattgagtaccccaccttggggtaatttatgcaaaaattagggattctgGCAAGCAACTGTATCCTGCTGATCTTTGATCcgttgtcgcacacgggtcaaaaacgaatttaaagtgtagtaaaacggaagcgacactcgaatatcgtatcacaaggactcttgaatgttataaccaaacgaatggAAAAAAGGGGGTTTTTAAGGTTtaaaacttaaatcgaagatgattaaaggtaaaagcaaaattgataaataagctaatctattgtatcgattttCGACTTATCgtcgattcttataatttcaattcctTAGAGGATTCAATCCCATTTGATTAtaatacccactgacaagcgcacattggtattatatgatgtatgttcctaatttccgaattaagcaaacggatttaagcaaacgcaaattaagcaaacgcgacttaatcaaacacgataacaaaaaagctacgctaacgtgattatagttaaggatcatacaaacaatcaaatttaatcaactctatcctataagaaaaaatcgaattaagcaaacggaagtaaccgaattaagcaaacgagtttataggaagaattgaaattaaattgaaattaataaaaacctcaaagtggaattcgaatacaacatatcaactctttgggaattagctctccatgaaatcttctaagaaatattgtatcatcaaaattcagaattaggATTACTATACTAGTGAAAtacctaatataataaaaggaaaattcgggcccttataggATCCGGCCCGAAAATTACCAAAACTGGCTaaaactaactattttaattaagtctagaacttcaacgaattattcgacCATTCTTCATTCCGAATTTGCTTTTGACTTCCACTTAAAACTTGTAgttctttctcttagctttccaacgcatattagaacgCGTCAATCTTATTCAtatagctcaagttatgatctgcatagtgacaaggtatcaaataattgtttatgctgaaaataaagtacgaaaataaaataaagcaaaaaataaacttaaatctaaaaacataataaattAGTAAATTAAGTAAAATAAACTAAGGAAATGCCTAAGTATAATAGTAGAATAAAGTGTATaaaaatgcactgatcaatcttCCGTTTTGGAGACGTTTTTTAGCACAACGGTCGATGTTGATTCATTGTCCCCAATAGcagccaagagcacagtggatatcaagagttggcagaaggattagtgatcattgtattcaatgtaaccattttccttataaattaccattttcaactttgtaaagatctatggagtcttgtcatttatagactaccattccattaaataaagttgagcttttatccaattgttctactcttatttattttagccaaatagttttaaattttattatgattattttttgaaaaataatttttaaatcaaaatcatttttcttaaacatataaaagcatgaattttaagcaatcgatttcatttaaaaggaatatcaacaatggttcgaaagcagtaagccataagtgtggagcattattggttctccccaagcagtaggcgcATTTTCTCTTTCATCCCCAATCGCATTGTTCAACACtcggtgtttgttgatttctccagATGTTTATTGTTCGtcatttccccagtgaagtcgccagtTGAGTTGGTTGATTAGTCCCCTGCGGAGTATTTATTCCCTAGCCGATTTTATATTTGGTTTCTGGCGGAACTTCGATctccccaccaatcgccatcagattcgctcccagtcatagtttcctcctggtttttgagaggctatttgtgtttatcccctgcatGGTTGTCTCCAATTTGATATGATGTTGACCTAAACTTCCCTGCAGGCTTGATAACAgttttcctcagcagatctcctcctcccctattagggttgagcctttgggaggttgatctctcttttctccaacAATTTTCTCCCTCTTTTGTAGATTGActgagaattgtatcgatgattcaaatctgcgacacttttgtatcctttgcgatcgttttgtcagcataatcatcatatagatatacactcatataatttcattattgcatcatcacACTTGTTGATTTGTTCTCGTAATTTTTAATTCTCTATTATGATGGTACTTTATCCCCACGCAAGATTGGtgtatgtcctccttcaattgcAGAGTGccaaccccataagcagaaagactttaacctttttcctttccccattgagttatttcctcgtggacgatgatttgtttctgtttcctccctagttgattatctggatggaaccactccccttgagctaTGTCCTCATCGagttgagtcttgattgaccttttctttctagatcttacctagatagatgatttgggtcccctaagagtctattacccaatacccggcaaaagtaacctttttctccccagcggattcatttttcatgtttccacaagaagtatatccttgatatgttcatcctaaccgatgacagatatttccttcccttgctttgagtctatccttgatacgttcatcttaaccgatgacggatattctcatctttggtattctacccaatagaaaggtagttgtaatccctattttgttccctagagagttaattgatcagtcaccatttacatTATGTTTTTGTTACTGATCTGACACGAAACAGAGGcttttgacatattgtgcaagCATTTATGATACGTTTCGAGTGAGTTTTACTTCCTTCGTtttatttaagcaattttaatcattgttatgttttactttatatttcgtgattttatgcgtgggataacTGTGTTTTTACCtgacaggtccaggtagaagaaccagagAACTCAGAACGAGACAGTGCGAGATTCCGTCAAGCAAAGGAGTAGAAAACCCCAATACAGGAggcctgacatggccacccgtgtcacctgacacgggccgcatcaggcaagggaggacatgttgaagaaaacagtagcctgacacggccaccaatgtcagctgacacgggccgtgtcaggcacCTCAAGCAACCATGTCACCCCCTGCCAGAGGCGTGTCAGCCAGAACAAtaggctgacacgggccgtgtcagccgaagcccaaaaattcagtttttctcgggcttttgttcGTCGGGCTTTTTAGAGAAATTTTTGGACCTatccaactgctgctgggaattttcactataaaagaagGTCTTCTtccaaaggaaaaatcatcttggaatacggaaaaacacagtattatgaagcaatcaagtattacagagatcaaggcattcaGAGAGCTAAAGGTTTTAATGAGCAAGAGCGATTGAAGATCgaagtcatccaattacttgtaatgtgtaattttcatcttgaatttgttttaaacaatatgagtagctaaaccccccaatgctaggggtgtccctgatttagaattataacgaatttgagtttacatttgcatttctaatattgtttttacggtaaccttttgatgtgtttgttgttttctctttcggaccaatcgagattgatttgtggttatcaattaggctggaccgccattgataaggttttcatatggttactctacagtagatatcacctaggactagggataccctgtatgaaccagagtattcttgatattatacaacttaacttcaccctaattggctatggacatggaaattagggtagattgattaaaggttttctcaccaaggacttgggagaaaatacccttaagaactggtagtaattgatatttattgatgcaatagtgactcagagttgttacagggataaatcatacaccttccctgatattgttcctttttctctataaacccttattgtcatccttctttacctttacttttattattacatttttactcctaaaaaccaaattaatactttttgtttaattgaatgataatttaaactcaatattaacatgcagtccttgagatcgacattcggggaatttccccattattactataaaaggaaaaatagtacacttgctattttcccgaaCAATTTTTcggcgccgttgccggggactgccaaaatatagagtttaattttaatttcaattaaaattttgttgctctgcaataaaattatttttctgtcatttataatttactaatttgtgtatgcgaggaaaaccctcagctgaatttctttttgacgcagagatcgagagaacccttcactGAAGACGTagagaacaaagagtggattctacagaagaaagtacctatgatcactcagaagtcaaggaaccaatggctgaagttcctccaattccacctcctccacctccggaaagactcctgggtgactatggaggtgcaaatgcaccgggtggtcgactgaccattgtcaaccaaccagttaatgtgacaaattttcaactacatgcttgcacgatcaatcaattggaaagaaaacctttcaccggaaaggttaatgaagatgccaacaaacacctgcaaagatttctgacaatgagcaccaccctgaaaattgatggtcatactgatgaagcaaaaaaaataagaatgttcccgttcactttagctaAAGACGCGaaagaatggttctattctcttcCTACCGGCAGTATCACAtcctgggaggagatggaaactgcattcttaaatgagtactttccagcatcagtattcctgagaaaaatGTATGAAATTCTTAATTTCCAAACAaaaggatggtgaatcattgggagacacttacaaaagattcaaaaggatcttagtagcgtgtccaactcataatatggatcagaccgaacaaatgcaaatgttcgttaatgggatgaaaataaaaacaaagtagttgattgatacagcagccggtggctcaacaaatttctcaacagccactggtatcaagaggattattgaagcaatagatggggtgattgatctaaaattagagacaaataaaattCGTCTGGAAGACACAGTTGCTGCCGAAGTGGACAAAAAGCTGAAAGATATGAATATAGGTGCTCAACAAATAGCGCAAGTTCATCCAGCTCAGGCGAGCACTTGTTAAAtttgtaatggacctcatcacatAGTTTATTGCTTTTCTACTCTCgaacaaattgaagagatcaaattcttgaagcagaataatccctattctaacacttataacctaggttggaagaatcatccaaacttctcctaGAAATATCAGAGAGGGAATGCTCTGTAGCAAGGTACAtggcaatatcagactcagtatcaacaacagcagcaacaacaggcgcctaaaaaggctgaatgggaaattgccattgaaaagttagcagcccacaacatacagtttcaagaagaaactaggactaatcagaaaaacaccacgGCCTCCATTAAAATCTTGAAGTACAAATGGGACAGGTagcacaacagttagcttcaaattctcaagccccgggtaccctacctagtggtacggtGACAAATCCGCGGGTACATAACACTATTAACGCTGTCACAAcccgaagtggaaagtcaacagaggaaaatgatatagaaaaagatggattgatagaggtggatttagaaatcaaggaaacaaaaAGCCAAGACGAAGAAGCAATACCACCTCTTGTCAAGGAGAAAGAGAAGGTTCCTAAACTAGTaatcaaactcccttaccctccaagacagaaaaagaaaaatcaacatgaaaAGAATCTTGAAAAGTTCCTGGAAATGTTCAAAAAACTTGAAATCAACATCCCTTTTTCCGAAGCATTGGAAtaaatgccaatatatgccaagttcatgaaagatATAATTTCCAAGAAGCATTCCACCGATACGGAACCGATCATCCTAACTGAAAAATGTAGTTCcattctccaaggcatgaaaattccagtgaaaaagaaagacaggggatCGGTTACTATTCCATGCACTATTGCTGATAGGAAATTCAAGAAGGCTTTGATTGATTTAGGAGCAAGTGTGAGCTTGATGCCACTATCCATGTATAAGAAATTAGGCATCGGCTCTAttcaagatactcgaatgacaCTTCAGTTTGCGGATCGCTCTATGAGGCGACCCTATGGTATTGTGGAATatgttcttgtaaaaattgacaagtttgtcttcccagttgacttcgtcattctggaaatgccggaagatgaggagattcctctcatattgggtAGACCTTTCTTGGAAACAAGATAGTGTATGATAGACattgaggaaggaactatgaccctcaaggtctgtaatgaagagttaaaaatagatatgaggaacacaatgcaatacaaagatgatatcggcacaagcaacactatagagataatcgaccaattaattgctcaagaaaatgaAAGGCATAGACCCCAGTCACCACTAAAACAGGTCTTAAGCTTATCCAATtttgaaagtgatgaagatgaaggagagGCTGAGGTGCTCGCTGTGATGGAAAAATAACCTGAATGGATCAGATCTAGACCACACCGGTGGAAGGATCTAAGACCTCCACCATCAGATGTCACTGAAGAACCAAAAACAGGGGTGAATCTGAAGCAGTTaccaacaaatctgaagtatgtatttctacACACTGAAAAAAATGCCCAACTATTATCAATGCTAGTCTACAGAGTGTCCAAGAagcagaactcattcaagtgctaaaaaaatacaagggtgcaatcggatggccaattgaggacttgaaaggtataagcccgaccatttgcatgcacaagatcttaatggaagatgatcaGAAACCGATAGTGCAACCACAATGAAAACTTAACCCAACCATGAAAGAAGTGGCACGCAAAGAAGTTGTAAAACTCTTGGATATGGGCCTAATCTACCCTATTTCCGATAGCTCTTGGGCAAGTCCAGTCAACGTGGTACCAAAGAAAGGGGGCACGACgataataaaaaatgaaaagaatgagttgattccaacccgAACTGTTATAGGGTGGAGAGtgtgcatcgattacagaaggCTAAATGTGGCAACACGGAAGATCACTTCCCATTAactttcattgatcaaatgctggaaaggttagccggatacgattactattgtttcctagatGGTTACTCGGGGTACAACCAGATTTTCGTTGTCCTtgaagaccaagagaagactgcattcatctgcccctatggtattttttcttatagaagaatgccatttggattGTGCAACGCACCAACCAcctttcaaaggtgtatgacttcaatctttgctgacatgctcgaaaagcatatggaagtgtttatggatgacttttcagtattcggttcttcatttgataattgtttgactaacttgtcacttgtgttagaaagatgccagcagacaaatttgatcctgaattgggaaaaatgtcacttcatggtacgggaaggaatagtcttgggacacaagatctccaacaAAGGTATTGAAGTGGACATAGCAAAAGTAGAAGTAATAGCAAATTTACCACCACCGGTAAATGAAAAAGGCATctgaagcttcttaggacatgcgggtttctaccgcaatttcataaaagatttctccaagattgccAAACCACTGACTAGTCTGCTGGTAAAAGATATCCCGTTCTTATTTGACAAGGAGTGTAGGCAAGCCTTCGAGGCCTTGAAGAAGGAGCTGGTGTCAGCCCCCATAGTTATTGCCCCCGATTGGTCTTTTTATTTTGAGATAATGTGCAATGCGAGTGATAACGCAGTAGGGGAAGTACTAGGGCAACGCAAGgagaagctcttgcatgtgatctaTTATGCAAGCCACGTACTGAACCCTGCTCAAATGAGCTATGCAACCACAGAAAAAGAACTCCTGGCGCTGGTATACACGTTTGACAAGTTCAGATCCTATCTGCTGGGATCAAAGGTGattgtgtatactgaccatgctgctttaaaatatctttttgccAAACAGGAATCAAAGCCAAGGCTGCTGCGATAGATCCTACTACTACTTTTCGAcctggaaatcagagacaaaaaggGTAGTGAAAACACTATTGCTGATCACTTGTCTAGGATTACTCCGACTTAAGAAACAGAAGAAACGcaccccatcagagatgagttcacAAACGAACATATTCTAGTCATTACGCAGATCCCATGGTTCGCCGATTACGCGAATTTTGTGGTAGGTGGACtgatacctgatgactttgactctaacagaagaaaaaagtttttgcatgattgcaggttctatgtgtgggacgatccattcctttacaaaaagggattagGTGGCCTGGTCAGGAGATGTGTTGCAGAGGAAGAGCAGAGGGACATCTTAAAAGCCTGTCATAACTTagaatatggaggacattttagcAGAGACACAACTGCAACAAAAGTCCTCCAGTCAGGATTGTACTAGCCTACACTGTTCAAAGATGCACAGGTAGTGGTAAAAGAGTGCGATAGATGTCAGAGAATAGGCaatatatccaaaagaaatcagatgcctcagaatgccatgttagaggtcgaactgttcgatgtgtgagggatagattttatgggacccttcccaccgtcctttggaaagcaatacattCTGGTTACGGTAAACTATGTGTCgaaatgggtggaagcagttaaactgcccacgaatgatgcaaaagtggtaataaatttcctcaagaattgtatctttgcatggtttggggtaccaagaggACTGATTAGTGACAAAGGTACCCACTTCCTCAATAAGCTGATGGAGAACCTACTGCGGAAATATAATGGCAAGCATAGAACTGCCACACCATACCACCCCCAGACTAGTGGACAGGTTGAGGTATCAAATCGACAGATCAAGCAAATCCTCGAAAAGACCGTCAGTGCCTCACGAAAAGATTGGTCAATCAGGCTCGATGACGCACTCTGGGCATACCGAACAACGTTCCAAACATcaataggtatgtccccgtaTCAACTAGTCTATGGTAAATCTTGTCATCTACCACTCGTACTTGAGCATAGGGCGTTTTGGGCTACCAAATTCCTCAACTATGATCTTTCCAAAGCGGGTAAATCTCATATCCTCcaattacaagagctggaagaattcagaaatcgagcatatgagaatgccaatatatacaaagagcaaaccaaaacATGGCATGACAGGCGCATTCAGAAGAAAGACCTTCAGGAAGGACAACTGGTGTTATTATTTAATTCAAGGTTGAAGCTATTCCCAGGGAAACTAAAACGATGGTCGGGACCCTTTGAGATACAGGAAGTATTTACGCATGGAGCCATTGAAATAAGAAATCCAACTAATGGAGACacattcaaggtgaatgggcAAAGAGTTAAATCGTACATACGAGACCAGGAGGGTGGTCGAATCGATAAAATTTGTCTCACCTAAGCATACGGAAGACCATTGAGCCATGCaacgttaaacgaagcgcttcgtgggaggcaacccacaccTTTTATATCTACTCAGTTTTGTGTGTTTGTAGGTTTATACAGGCCGTGTCAGCAAAAAGAGGGAAAATAGTggcctgacacgaccacccgtgtcaactgacacaggccgtgtcaggaATACTGAAAGAAACAGAAATTCTTATTTTATcaacagtagcctgacacgggcggctgtgtcagctgacacggcccatgtcaggaGCACTGAAGATAAATGCCAAACCATGTGGGAAccagtagcctgacacggccacccgtgtcaggcatgcgaattttttgaattttttttgaaaaatttgaatTTTCGGTGGACCTACCCACTTAATCCACCATCAACCATACCTTTTCCCCATTAACCTTATCAtcatcagatttttcccttacAACTCATTATTCTCTCTCATCATTCTTCATCTATTTCTCTCAAAACCTTTCAACTTCCATTAAAACTCATAAACCTCACTACCTAAAACCTTCCATAACCCCCATTTCCACCCACCTATCCCCAAAACACCCTTCACTAATATTACTCCACTCGTTGTCCCGGTCCTAACCACAGTTTCAGAATTTTCTAAAGTTcaaataatttctattttttGTAGGTCCAAAATGCCCCTGTGGAGAATCCTCACTGGAAAGCAACAACTCGCGGAAATGGCGAAGTCACGGAAGCGCCCGAGTCGAAATCCAAATCCACACAACATCGTGTTTGACAACCCAAAACCAGAACGGAGATACCAAATTCACCGGAAGCGCAAACTCACGCCGACATGGTATATGTGTGAGCACACTCTGAATGCTCTCGGGTTGAAGATGGAGGTATACTGGATGTTCCATGTTTTGGGAATGATCGAGTTCATGAATTTGGACGCGCCAACATACGAGCGCATTAC includes these proteins:
- the LOC127122508 gene encoding uncharacterized protein LOC127122508, producing MPIYAKFMKDIISKKHSTDTEPIILTEKCSSILQGMKIPVKKKDRGSVTIPCTIADRKFKKALIDLGASVSLMPLSMYKKLGIGSIQDTRMTLQFADRSMRRPYGIKAKAAAIDPTTTFRPGNQRQKG